Proteins from a genomic interval of Scomber japonicus isolate fScoJap1 chromosome 10, fScoJap1.pri, whole genome shotgun sequence:
- the LOC128366180 gene encoding hepcidin-like, translating to MKTFSVAVAVAVMLTFICIQENSAVPVVGVEEMEEMPSNDSPVAAVSEDSRKMGKWSYFSKFNIPKIKCGRCCTRSFCIFCCRAQS from the exons ATGAAGACCTTCAGCGTTGCAGTTGCAGTGGCCGTTATGCTCACCTTCATTTGCATTCAAGAGAACTCTGCTGTCCCAGTCGTTGGA gtggaagagatggaggagatgcCCAGCAATGACAGTCCAGTTGCTGCAGTATCAGAGGACTCAAGGAAG ATGGGGAAATGGAGCTATTTTTCAAAATTCAACATTCCAAAGATAAAGTGTGGCCGTTGCTGCACCAGAAGTTTCTGTATATTCTGCTGTCGTGCTCAAAGTTAA